From the genome of Geminocystis herdmanii PCC 6308, one region includes:
- a CDS encoding Jag family protein — protein sequence MDEQIQKGQKWLETLLKLMGVPTNVNLNRVEQNGDQTISCWLTIDESPFDLSKIEALTGKQGETIDSIQYLVNALLNIGVDENSHRFFTVELNGYRLRRQAELMAIAQRAGEKVRITGVPEEIRNLSSVERRQIHSMLEKSPDLLTESQGNEPDRRLVVRLRE from the coding sequence ATGGATGAACAAATCCAAAAAGGTCAAAAATGGTTGGAAACTCTCTTAAAATTAATGGGAGTTCCCACAAATGTTAACTTAAATAGGGTAGAGCAAAATGGTGATCAAACTATTTCCTGTTGGCTTACCATTGATGAAAGTCCTTTCGATTTATCAAAAATTGAAGCCTTAACGGGTAAACAAGGAGAGACGATCGACTCTATTCAATATTTAGTTAATGCTTTACTCAATATCGGTGTCGATGAAAACTCTCATCGTTTTTTCACGGTGGAATTAAATGGTTATCGTCTTCGTCGTCAGGCTGAATTAATGGCGATCGCCCAAAGAGCAGGGGAGAAAGTGCGTATCACGGGAGTTCCTGAAGAAATACGCAATCTTTCATCTGTGGAACGCCGTCAAATTCATAGTATGTTAGAGAAATCTCCCGATTTGTTGACAGAAAGTCAGGGTAATGAGCCTGATAGACGTTTAGTGGTTAGATTAAGAGAATAA
- a CDS encoding sensor histidine kinase, whose protein sequence is MTDYQEISKGDILIVDDIPENLELLFQILTEQNYEVRRVLSGHQALKITEIDPPDLMLLDIKMPEIDGYEVCRQLKSHKNTQHIPVIFLSALNETFDKVKAFQVGGVDYITKPFNIPEVLARVENQLQLIKTKKRLEEKNQKLLSINQQLELQKQELEIVNKELEAFNHRVCHDIRNELAIIQGFSQVLLENGYHNKTEKSQEALTYIISAGKLIEQIIKDLSRLTYINSQQLDFQIVDLSSIAHNIINTLEKSTLHRVIDWKIRENLSVYGDPNLFYIALDNLLSNAYKYTATSDNVEIEFGSLDNINGADNQQIFYIKDNGVGFDMEKVEKIFAPFVRLHSNSDFEGTGIGLATVQKIIHLHGGKIWCEGEVNRGATFYFQLPNKELMDNG, encoded by the coding sequence ATGACAGACTATCAAGAAATATCAAAAGGAGATATTCTAATCGTTGATGATATTCCTGAAAACCTAGAGTTATTATTTCAAATCTTGACGGAACAAAATTATGAAGTTCGTCGGGTTTTAAGTGGACATCAAGCATTGAAAATAACTGAAATCGATCCTCCAGATTTAATGCTATTAGATATAAAAATGCCAGAAATAGATGGTTATGAGGTTTGTCGGCAATTAAAAAGTCATAAGAATACTCAACATATTCCTGTGATTTTTTTAAGTGCTTTAAATGAGACTTTTGATAAAGTTAAAGCGTTTCAAGTTGGTGGTGTTGATTATATTACAAAACCTTTTAATATTCCTGAAGTTTTAGCTAGAGTAGAGAATCAATTACAACTGATTAAAACGAAAAAAAGATTAGAAGAAAAAAATCAAAAACTTCTTTCTATTAATCAACAATTAGAGTTACAAAAACAAGAATTAGAGATTGTGAATAAGGAATTAGAAGCCTTTAATCATCGAGTTTGCCATGATATTCGCAATGAGTTAGCTATTATTCAAGGATTTAGTCAGGTATTATTAGAAAATGGCTATCATAATAAAACTGAAAAATCTCAAGAAGCATTAACATATATTATTTCTGCGGGTAAATTAATTGAGCAAATCATTAAAGATTTAAGTCGTTTAACTTATATTAATTCTCAACAATTAGACTTTCAAATCGTTGATTTAAGTTCTATAGCACATAATATTATTAATACTCTGGAAAAATCTACACTCCATCGAGTAATAGATTGGAAAATAAGGGAAAATTTATCGGTTTATGGTGATCCCAATTTATTCTATATTGCCCTTGATAACTTATTATCTAATGCCTATAAATACACCGCTACAAGTGACAATGTAGAAATAGAATTTGGCAGTCTTGATAATATTAATGGGGCGGATAATCAACAGATATTTTATATTAAAGATAATGGTGTGGGTTTTGATATGGAGAAAGTTGAGAAAATTTTTGCCCCCTTCGTGAGATTACATAGCAATTCAGACTTTGAAGGTACAGGTATTGGATTAGCAACGGTACAAAAAATTATCCATCTTCACGGTGGTAAAATATGGTGTGAAGGAGAAGTTAATAGAGGTGCGACTTTTTACTTTCAATTACCAAACAAAGAATTAATGGATAATGGATAA
- a CDS encoding creatininase family protein, whose translation MQLHLATWQEIETYLQDNDGVIIPIGSTEQHGPTGLIGTDAICAEKVAIGVGMNVKAIVAPTINVGMALHHTSFPGTISLRPTTLILYVQDYVTSLAKAGFRKFFFVNGHGGNIATLKASFSQIYDHLESLNIPRSNEVKCSIANWFMCREVYKLAKELYGDQEGSHATPSEVALTQFVYPDYIKNAPLSETVGKGHPIYGATNFRECYPDGRMGSNPTLATPEHGQQFYELAVKELTNSYLEFIS comes from the coding sequence ATGCAACTACATTTAGCCACTTGGCAGGAAATCGAAACCTATCTTCAAGATAATGATGGGGTGATTATTCCCATCGGATCGACCGAACAACATGGTCCTACGGGGTTAATCGGTACGGATGCCATTTGTGCCGAAAAAGTGGCGATCGGGGTGGGTATGAACGTTAAAGCCATTGTAGCACCAACAATCAATGTGGGGATGGCTCTCCATCATACCTCTTTTCCCGGTACGATTAGTTTACGCCCCACAACTTTAATTCTTTATGTCCAAGATTATGTTACCTCTTTAGCAAAAGCGGGTTTTCGCAAGTTCTTTTTTGTCAATGGTCATGGCGGTAATATTGCTACCCTCAAAGCGTCTTTTTCTCAAATTTATGATCATTTAGAGAGTTTAAATATACCCCGTAGTAATGAGGTGAAATGTTCGATCGCCAACTGGTTTATGTGCCGTGAGGTGTATAAGTTAGCCAAAGAATTATATGGAGATCAAGAAGGTTCTCACGCTACACCCTCGGAAGTGGCTTTAACTCAATTTGTCTATCCAGACTATATTAAAAATGCTCCTTTGAGCGAAACGGTAGGAAAAGGACACCCGATTTATGGGGCGACTAATTTTCGTGAGTGCTACCCTGATGGTAGAATGGGATCAAATCCGACTTTGGCAACTCCAGAACACGGTCAACAGTTCTATGAGTTGGCAGTAAAAGAACTAACGAACAGTTATCTCGAATTTATTAGTTAG
- a CDS encoding RNA-guided endonuclease InsQ/TnpB family protein, with amino-acid sequence MINLNYEYRIYPEPSQEETLLRWLFVCKRVYNYCLAERKDWIKSRKSPIDQCSLVNEYIIPAETKYPDYYYQKRQLTEAKKTNPELKEVPSQVLQEVVGKVDKTFRSFHNRGYGFPRFRKRIRSMVFPQFKTNPIVGNQIKLPKIGDIEINLHRPIPEGFVVKQVQVVNKASGWYVICTIQSEGNIPDPIPDLSYSSLGIDLGFSSLVATSRNEIIDRPKFLISLQSKLTSLQRELKDKVKGSNNWKKACKKIAQLHEYIHRVRKDYHFKLAHYLCDQAKMIFIEAIDFKSWGRGMLRKHSLDFAFGAFVDILTLVAKKRDVYLLKVDKDYTSQTCPNCNTLTGKKDLKERIHSCLECGFTIDRDVAASMIIEQRGLLAVGQTVLQSVEDNGIGAVEKSIARAILRSRKSK; translated from the coding sequence ATGATTAATCTCAACTACGAGTACCGCATATACCCAGAGCCATCACAGGAGGAAACCCTCTTGCGGTGGCTTTTTGTGTGTAAGCGGGTGTATAATTATTGTCTGGCAGAACGAAAAGATTGGATAAAATCGAGGAAGTCTCCTATTGATCAATGTTCGTTGGTTAATGAGTATATTATTCCTGCGGAAACGAAATATCCCGACTATTACTACCAAAAGCGACAACTAACGGAAGCCAAGAAAACAAATCCTGAATTGAAGGAAGTTCCATCTCAAGTTCTCCAAGAGGTTGTTGGTAAAGTCGATAAAACTTTCAGGTCTTTTCATAATAGAGGGTATGGGTTTCCTCGTTTCCGCAAAAGGATTCGCTCAATGGTGTTTCCTCAATTCAAAACTAATCCTATTGTTGGTAATCAAATCAAACTACCAAAGATAGGCGATATTGAGATTAACTTACATCGACCGATTCCAGAAGGATTTGTGGTTAAGCAAGTCCAAGTAGTGAATAAAGCATCAGGTTGGTATGTCATTTGTACAATCCAGTCTGAGGGAAATATTCCTGATCCAATTCCCGACCTGTCTTATTCTAGTCTAGGTATTGATTTGGGATTTTCCAGCCTTGTAGCTACATCCAGAAATGAGATTATTGATAGACCTAAGTTTTTAATCAGCTTACAAAGCAAGTTGACATCACTGCAACGTGAGCTAAAAGACAAAGTAAAGGGGTCTAATAATTGGAAAAAAGCCTGTAAGAAAATTGCACAGTTACATGAATATATCCATCGAGTCAGGAAAGATTATCATTTTAAACTAGCTCATTATTTGTGTGATCAAGCCAAGATGATTTTCATAGAAGCAATAGACTTTAAGTCATGGGGGCGAGGAATGTTGCGTAAACATTCCCTAGACTTTGCCTTCGGTGCTTTTGTCGATATTCTGACTCTAGTGGCGAAAAAAAGAGACGTATATCTTCTAAAAGTTGATAAGGATTATACGTCTCAAACTTGTCCAAATTGCAATACTCTTACAGGGAAAAAGGATTTGAAAGAAAGAATCCATAGTTGTCTTGAATGCGGTTTTACGATCGACCGTGACGTAGCCGCCTCTATGATAATAGAACAACGTGGATTACTAGCCGTTGGGCAGACGGTGTTGCAGTCTGTGGAGGACAATGGTATCGGGGCTGTAGAGAAATCGATAGCTAGAGCCATCCTAAGAAGCAGAAAATCCAAGTAG
- a CDS encoding GAF domain-containing protein, producing MAHRKRTRNDRQWLKFEDKFDRLEAKFDQFSSQVEVSSQINILTGIISKIRRTLNLDNVFNIAATETRKLLKADRVAIYKFNHDDSGQFIAESVADGWVSLVEKQEEDTEININISDCSVKYLNSTDSVSDTYLQQTKGSSFTPNNSFRVCNDIYQAGFSRCYLNILERYQARAYAIVAIYDQEKLWGLLAVYQNSSSREWQKIEIHLLSQISDHLGIAITQAELLKTSETRYQELQKTLDIQARQKQEELIQETKQEKALAEVIDKIRRTLDLDTIFDTVTKEVRQLFNADRVAIFHFHDYINYHDGKFVSETIIEPYQSTLNQNVFDRCFGDKYATSYQEGNYLALEDIYKANLSDCHISILSRFQVRANLVLPINQNKQLWGLLCVHQCSSPRQWKEAEIEFLKKITIQLGVALQQADLFYQQKKRTEELQIALAEVEKQKQQQILIADQERTISHIIESMRSSLDIEKVLQTATNEIRQALECDRTAVYRFNGDWSGEFIYESMSKHWTPLNVANTEFVWTDTYLQETQGGRYAHHETFAVENIYTVGHETCHIQILEMFEIKAYMIAPIFAGEKLWGLLAAYQNTNFRYWYPHEINLIKRIGEQLGVALQHANLLQQLATTSEKAQSANNAKSEFLANMSHELRTPLNAILGFTNLLNRDANLNYKQKEYLNIIARSGEHLLTLLSDVLEMSKIEAGKIILNQNDFDLYFLLQSLKEMFELKAQLKGLSLNFHCAKNVPQFIHTDENKLRQILINLLSNGIKFTEQGEVNLYCSFLEDTSNLFPRINFTIEDTGLGIEEQEMNILFEPFIQTASGRKSQEGTGLGLPISKKFIKLMGGEINVKSKLNQGSIFQFFIPVKLIKNIEIKSVKSNKIIGFSGIDEEYRILIVDDKLESRLILLNLLSEIGFVVKEAQNGQEAVILWETWQPHLIWMDMRMPVLNGYEATKIIRQQQKPDFITKIIALTANAFERERSKLLQAGCDDFVPKPFREEMIYEKIVEHLDITFIYESSSVSHQYLKESDTEKQYQHQLMQMNPQWREKLYQSALTARENQLRQLVKEIEIEHPKLAEYLLDLINKLLFDKITQISVTLK from the coding sequence ATGGCGCACAGAAAAAGAACTAGAAACGATCGACAATGGCTTAAATTTGAAGATAAGTTCGATCGACTAGAGGCTAAATTCGATCAGTTTTCCTCCCAAGTAGAAGTATCCTCTCAAATTAATATCCTTACAGGTATTATTTCTAAAATTCGTCGCACTCTCAACTTAGATAATGTTTTCAATATCGCCGCCACAGAAACGAGAAAATTACTAAAAGCCGATCGAGTGGCAATATATAAGTTTAATCATGATGATAGTGGACAATTTATCGCCGAATCCGTAGCCGATGGTTGGGTTTCTTTAGTGGAAAAACAAGAAGAAGATACAGAAATTAACATAAATATTAGCGACTGTAGTGTTAAATACTTAAATTCCACCGATTCCGTCAGCGATACTTATTTACAACAAACCAAAGGAAGTAGTTTTACACCTAATAATTCATTTCGAGTGTGTAATGACATTTATCAAGCTGGATTTTCTCGATGTTATCTCAATATCTTAGAGCGTTATCAGGCTAGAGCTTACGCCATTGTCGCTATTTATGATCAAGAAAAATTATGGGGACTATTGGCAGTTTACCAAAATTCTAGTTCTAGGGAATGGCAAAAAATCGAGATTCATTTACTAAGTCAAATTAGTGATCATCTAGGGATTGCCATAACTCAAGCAGAATTGTTAAAAACCTCAGAAACTCGTTATCAAGAATTACAAAAAACCTTAGATATTCAAGCAAGACAAAAACAAGAGGAGTTAATTCAAGAAACTAAGCAAGAAAAAGCCTTAGCAGAAGTTATTGATAAAATTCGCCGTACTTTAGACTTAGATACTATTTTTGATACCGTTACTAAGGAAGTCAGACAATTATTTAATGCCGATCGAGTGGCTATTTTTCACTTTCACGATTATATTAATTATCATGATGGGAAATTCGTTTCAGAAACCATCATTGAACCCTATCAATCCACTTTAAATCAAAATGTGTTCGATCGTTGTTTTGGGGATAAATACGCTACATCCTATCAAGAGGGAAATTATTTAGCCCTAGAAGATATTTATAAAGCTAATTTGAGTGATTGTCATATCTCCATTCTCTCCCGTTTTCAAGTCCGAGCTAACTTAGTGTTACCCATTAATCAAAATAAACAGTTATGGGGATTATTATGTGTTCATCAATGTTCATCTCCCCGTCAGTGGAAAGAAGCAGAAATCGAATTTTTAAAGAAAATTACCATTCAATTAGGCGTTGCACTACAACAAGCCGATTTATTTTATCAGCAAAAAAAACGTACCGAAGAACTACAAATTGCCTTGGCAGAGGTAGAAAAACAAAAACAACAACAAATTTTAATTGCAGATCAAGAACGAACAATCTCTCATATTATTGAAAGTATGCGTTCTTCTTTAGATATAGAAAAAGTGTTGCAAACTGCCACTAATGAAATTCGTCAGGCTTTGGAGTGCGATCGAACTGCGGTATATCGTTTTAATGGCGATTGGAGTGGAGAATTTATTTATGAGTCCATGAGTAAACATTGGACTCCCCTTAACGTAGCCAATACAGAATTTGTGTGGACAGATACCTATTTACAAGAAACCCAAGGGGGAAGATATGCCCACCATGAAACCTTTGCAGTAGAGAACATTTATACTGTAGGTCATGAAACCTGTCATATTCAGATTTTAGAAATGTTTGAAATCAAAGCCTATATGATAGCGCCTATTTTTGCAGGGGAAAAACTATGGGGATTATTAGCCGCCTATCAAAATACTAATTTTCGTTACTGGTATCCCCACGAAATCAACTTGATTAAACGTATTGGGGAACAATTAGGAGTGGCATTACAACACGCTAACTTATTGCAACAATTGGCAACAACTTCAGAAAAAGCACAATCTGCTAATAATGCAAAAAGTGAATTTTTAGCAAATATGAGTCATGAATTAAGGACTCCTTTAAACGCTATTTTAGGTTTTACCAATCTTCTTAACCGTGATGCTAATCTTAATTATAAACAAAAAGAATATCTTAATATTATCGCTCGATCGGGAGAACATTTATTAACCTTACTCAGTGACGTTTTAGAAATGTCGAAAATTGAAGCAGGTAAAATTATTCTCAATCAAAATGATTTTGATCTCTATTTTTTGTTACAAAGTTTAAAAGAAATGTTTGAACTAAAAGCCCAATTAAAAGGCTTAAGTTTAAATTTTCATTGTGCCAAAAATGTTCCTCAATTTATCCATACTGATGAAAATAAATTACGTCAAATATTAATCAACTTGCTTAGTAATGGTATAAAATTTACGGAACAAGGAGAAGTAAATTTATACTGTAGTTTTTTAGAAGATACTTCTAATTTATTCCCTCGTATAAATTTTACTATTGAAGATACAGGATTAGGCATTGAAGAACAAGAAATGAATATTTTATTTGAGCCTTTCATACAAACAGCATCGGGAAGAAAATCTCAAGAAGGTACAGGTTTAGGATTACCTATTAGTAAAAAATTTATTAAATTAATGGGAGGTGAAATAAATGTTAAAAGTAAACTTAATCAAGGCTCAATTTTTCAGTTTTTTATTCCTGTTAAATTAATTAAAAATATTGAAATTAAATCCGTCAAATCTAATAAAATAATTGGATTTTCTGGTATAGATGAAGAATATCGTATTTTAATTGTCGATGATAAATTAGAAAGTCGCTTAATTTTACTAAATTTATTATCAGAAATTGGTTTTGTCGTCAAAGAAGCCCAAAACGGACAAGAAGCGGTGATACTATGGGAAACATGGCAACCTCATTTAATTTGGATGGATATGCGAATGCCTGTCTTAAATGGATATGAAGCTACAAAAATTATCCGTCAACAACAAAAACCAGACTTTATCACCAAAATTATTGCCTTAACTGCTAACGCTTTTGAAAGAGAACGATCGAAATTATTACAAGCAGGTTGTGATGATTTTGTTCCTAAACCCTTCCGAGAAGAAATGATTTATGAAAAAATAGTAGAACATTTAGATATAACATTTATTTATGAATCTTCTTCCGTATCTCATCAATATCTCAAAGAATCCGATACCGAAAAACAATATCAACATCAATTAATGCAAATGAATCCACAATGGCGGGAAAAACTATATCAATCAGCTTTAACCGCCCGAGAAAATCAATTGAGACAATTAGTCAAGGAAATTGAAATCGAACATCCTAAACTGGCAGAATACCTCTTAGATTTGATTAATAAATTATTATTTGACAAAATTACCCAAATAAGCGTTACCCTTAAATAG
- a CDS encoding type II toxin-antitoxin system VapC family toxin: protein MNLLIDTHIFIWFINDNPLLSNDLKDVIEDSNNQIYLSLASLWEMSIKYNLKKLKLSTSYEEFIETEVNQSCLNLLNIEIKHFKINANLPLYHRDPFDRLIISQSIAENMPLISVDSAFSLYSITLIN from the coding sequence ATGAATTTATTAATAGATACTCATATTTTTATTTGGTTTATTAATGATAATCCTCTATTAAGTAATGATTTAAAAGATGTCATTGAAGATTCAAATAATCAAATTTATTTAAGTCTTGCTAGTCTTTGGGAAATGTCGATTAAATATAATTTAAAAAAACTCAAACTTAGTACTTCCTATGAGGAATTTATCGAAACAGAAGTCAATCAAAGTTGCCTTAATTTGCTAAATATTGAGATTAAGCATTTTAAAATTAATGCTAATTTACCTTTATACCATAGAGATCCATTCGATCGACTCATTATCTCTCAATCTATAGCAGAAAATATGCCCCTTATTTCTGTAGATTCTGCGTTTTCTTTGTATTCTATCACTCTTATCAATTAA
- a CDS encoding glutaredoxin family protein, with the protein MKLILYSKVGCHLCEGLEEKLREITEISLELEIRDITTNHQWWEMYQYEIPVLFLATETGETFIPRISPRVSVSQLTKILHKYLS; encoded by the coding sequence ATGAAATTAATTTTATATAGTAAAGTTGGATGTCATTTGTGCGAAGGATTGGAGGAAAAATTAAGAGAAATTACAGAGATTTCCTTAGAGTTAGAAATTAGAGATATTACTACTAATCATCAATGGTGGGAAATGTATCAATATGAAATTCCTGTGCTGTTTTTAGCCACCGAAACAGGAGAAACATTTATTCCTCGCATTTCTCCTCGTGTTTCTGTCTCTCAATTGACAAAAATTTTACACAAATATTTATCCTAA
- a CDS encoding carbon-nitrogen hydrolase family protein, with amino-acid sequence MKSYIAAAVCMTSTPDVDKNLTQAEELIELAVNQGAKLIGLPENFSFLGKDDDKIHQVDSIATKSEKFLIRMAQRFQVTILGGGFPTPFVEDQSKAHNTAILVDPNGLELARYDKVHLFDVNVPDGNNYQESSTVKSGADLPPVYDGGDLGKLGLSICYDVRFPEIYRHLSKEGAEILFIPAAFTAYTGKDHWQVLLQARAIENTCYVIAPAQTGNHYARRCSHGYAMIVDPWGSILASTGSQIGVAIAEINPQRLQQVRQQMPSLQHRVF; translated from the coding sequence ATGAAATCATATATTGCGGCGGCGGTTTGCATGACTAGCACTCCTGATGTTGACAAAAATTTAACTCAGGCAGAAGAATTAATTGAATTAGCGGTTAATCAAGGGGCAAAATTGATTGGCTTACCTGAAAATTTCTCTTTTTTGGGTAAAGATGACGACAAAATTCATCAAGTGGATTCGATCGCAACTAAGAGTGAAAAATTCTTGATTCGTATGGCTCAACGTTTTCAAGTCACTATTTTAGGCGGTGGTTTTCCTACTCCCTTTGTGGAAGATCAATCAAAAGCCCATAATACCGCTATTTTAGTTGATCCTAATGGCTTAGAGTTAGCTCGTTATGATAAAGTACATTTGTTCGATGTTAATGTCCCCGATGGTAATAATTATCAGGAGTCAAGTACCGTCAAAAGTGGTGCTGATTTGCCTCCCGTTTATGATGGTGGTGATTTAGGAAAGTTGGGCTTATCTATCTGTTATGATGTGCGTTTCCCCGAAATTTATCGTCATTTGTCGAAGGAGGGAGCAGAAATTCTCTTTATTCCCGCCGCTTTTACCGCCTATACTGGAAAAGATCATTGGCAGGTTTTATTACAGGCAAGGGCGATCGAAAATACCTGTTATGTAATCGCCCCTGCTCAAACAGGAAATCATTATGCGAGACGTTGTAGTCATGGTTACGCCATGATTGTTGATCCTTGGGGATCAATTTTAGCCAGTACCGGTTCTCAAATTGGGGTTGCCATAGCGGAAATAAATCCTCAAAGATTACAACAAGTTCGGCAACAAATGCCCAGTTTACAGCATCGTGTTTTTTAG
- a CDS encoding ABC transporter ATP-binding protein, translating into MIKLENIYKTYGSGEIEVHALSGVNLEIAEGEYCSIMGSSGSGKSTMMNILGCLDRPTSGNYYLNGKNVASFSGKQLAKVRNLQIGFIFQQFHLLPQLSALENVILPMIYADVSPVEQKKRAISALTKVGLKHRLNNKPNQLSGGQQQRVAIARSIVNNPLILLADEPTGALDSETTKEIMQIFRQLNEENMTIILVTHEHDVAEETKRVISFADGKIIN; encoded by the coding sequence ATGATTAAACTAGAAAATATATATAAAACTTATGGTAGTGGAGAAATTGAAGTTCATGCCCTGTCAGGAGTAAATTTAGAAATAGCAGAGGGTGAATATTGCTCAATTATGGGATCATCAGGTAGTGGAAAGTCAACTATGATGAATATTTTAGGTTGTCTCGATCGACCTACATCGGGAAATTATTATCTGAATGGGAAAAATGTCGCCTCTTTTTCTGGGAAACAACTGGCAAAGGTACGCAATTTACAAATAGGTTTTATTTTCCAACAATTCCATCTTTTACCCCAGTTAAGCGCCCTCGAAAATGTCATTCTCCCCATGATTTACGCCGATGTTTCCCCTGTTGAACAAAAAAAACGAGCAATTTCGGCATTAACTAAAGTAGGCTTAAAACACCGCCTTAATAATAAGCCTAATCAGCTTTCAGGAGGGCAACAACAACGGGTTGCTATTGCGAGATCGATCGTCAATAATCCTTTAATACTACTAGCCGATGAGCCGACAGGGGCGCTCGATTCCGAAACCACCAAGGAAATTATGCAGATATTTCGTCAATTAAACGAAGAAAATATGACAATTATTCTTGTCACCCACGAGCATGACGTGGCGGAAGAAACGAAAAGAGTCATCAGCTTTGCCGATGGTAAAATCATTAATTAA
- a CDS encoding BrnA antitoxin family protein — MNISREEQLKLLSNMKDEEIDFSDIPETDAEFWADAKIDYPNQQVKVILNIDQAILDFFKQQTKGEEYQVLINNVLKQYTLKAQRKINS; from the coding sequence ATGAATATATCGAGAGAAGAACAACTTAAATTATTAAGTAATATGAAAGATGAAGAAATTGATTTTAGTGATATTCCTGAAACTGATGCTGAGTTTTGGGCTGATGCTAAAATTGATTACCCTAACCAACAAGTAAAGGTTATCCTTAATATTGATCAGGCTATTTTAGACTTTTTTAAACAACAAACAAAAGGGGAAGAATATCAAGTTTTAATCAACAATGTCTTAAAACAATATACTTTAAAAGCTCAAAGAAAAATCAATAGTTAA
- a CDS encoding YiaA/YiaB family inner membrane protein, which yields MGKENFNQTHSSAWVIQTWLSFVISIGATSIGIIYLPVDVWIKGYMGMGLIFTVGSTVSLTKTQRDIHEASRIISKLEEAKVERILAEHNHLN from the coding sequence ATGGGCAAAGAAAATTTTAATCAAACTCACAGTAGTGCATGGGTCATTCAAACATGGTTGTCTTTTGTTATCTCGATCGGAGCCACATCTATTGGTATAATTTATTTACCTGTGGACGTATGGATTAAAGGGTATATGGGTATGGGATTAATATTTACTGTTGGCTCAACGGTTAGTTTAACCAAAACTCAGAGGGATATTCACGAAGCGAGTAGAATTATCTCTAAGTTAGAAGAAGCGAAGGTGGAGCGTATTTTAGCGGAACATAATCATCTTAATTAG
- a CDS encoding type II toxin-antitoxin system Phd/YefM family antitoxin, whose product MTKLDIKQISPNLSGLIDLAIKGETVIITQNDQPVAQISAIKRPLKRGSAKGKVWMSPDFDEPLEDFKDYTI is encoded by the coding sequence ATGACTAAGTTAGATATAAAGCAAATTTCTCCTAATTTATCTGGATTAATCGATTTAGCTATCAAAGGAGAAACAGTTATCATTACACAAAATGATCAACCAGTAGCACAAATTTCTGCGATTAAACGCCCTTTAAAACGAGGTAGTGCAAAAGGTAAGGTGTGGATGTCACCTGATTTTGATGAACCTCTTGAGGATTTTAAGGATTATACCATATGA
- a CDS encoding BrnT family toxin, which translates to MGGYEWDENKNKKNLEKHKISFEVAIDIFKNPVLTKLDTRDYKGEIRFLSIGKIDDNVYLFIVWTQRNINKRIISVRSASNKERKIYYEYIERRTT; encoded by the coding sequence ATGGGAGGATATGAATGGGATGAAAATAAAAATAAAAAAAATTTAGAGAAACATAAAATTAGTTTCGAGGTTGCTATTGATATTTTTAAGAATCCAGTTTTAACAAAATTAGATACTAGAGATTATAAAGGAGAGATACGTTTTTTAAGTATAGGAAAAATAGATGATAATGTCTATTTATTTATTGTTTGGACTCAAAGAAATATAAATAAGCGTATTATTTCTGTCCGTTCTGCTAGTAATAAAGAAAGGAAAATTTACTATGAATATATCGAGAGAAGAACAACTTAA